In Nymphaea colorata isolate Beijing-Zhang1983 chromosome 5, ASM883128v2, whole genome shotgun sequence, one genomic interval encodes:
- the LOC116253833 gene encoding uncharacterized protein LOC116253833, whose translation MLADGPNVCGSPTREMGAPTKFERHHQLHDDEDPGPLSSNKRYGKVIDKEGEKDIPLMEFVDRQISHFQFNSELHTDDYLVYDIDSRAAEADAYLLVNREQKSKNGTPVGSHDIGSIVKLYDRDDSMPFKSVKVDSCVDEISGREHSTVEDSSNDVIQGNDSGFKGNDGCECKPSTGLQGSLDGSLPLSGCHKVESCSGVQYGDDAINSFFMAAMENLSKDFNRGAYEINEMIDSDESKCSVNPANCNMDDQSSTLLGEVENRASSDAFSFSEQTNSSMGFCGSSDALPSKESVGVCVDGKMQVSDVDVSERNNAVQCCPNNKKLELKMSKKVAVTKIPSNVTAFLGTGLLDGCPVRYINPGEQKILHGTIKDGGFLCSCSSCNGSKIVTALDFERHAGCLTKHAYSYIFVPNGMRLYTAVRKLRDASRSMLDEMVRSITGLAPKDGHSSHCDGKELIQPPIDELPRFRRKRKMSQHSPDDSYVQTRRRRVVPRRFRDNSYVHTDKKCSVRQHYSNNSCIQERKRKVLKHSSDNLFAQTAASTRPSLSIKISGPKVGAAALRLEQTNDPQISVEETEQRKIKLKISMKTSPKDSVSICAMQKAETPHDAIGEKLPELVKASDPKDFDPKENVSISSMLHSSGHAVGKKKKKDTSLHKLIFMSNGLPDGTELAYYIRGKKLLEGYKQRNGIVCSCCNAEVSPSQFEAHAGWASRRQPYHYIFTSSGLSLHEICVSLSKGQKLTASYNDDLCTMCGESGDLLLCDSCPRAFHAGCLEEQKIHDGSWYCPYCKDKAVHGSTIFGGESQINAVSGSNFEEKKRITIRCKRVIKMPTTDIGGCVVCRAHDFSKGKFDERTVMLCDQCEKEFHVGCLRESGLCDLKALPRGKWFCNGACNDIHSALHQLIASGPVTLPDAISSIIDGKCEEKNLNLDVVNVKWQLLSGRIASPNSRVLLSRAAAIFRDCFDPIIEMSGRDLIPSMVYGRNIGGREFGGMFCIVLIVNSVVVSAGVLRIFGQEVAELPLVATRRENQGQGYFQSLFSCIGSLLANLNVKNLVLPAAEGAESIWTKKFGFNKLSDEELRRYTRDLPMMVFQGTSMLAKELPQPQICCSGPVTKL comes from the exons ATGCTGGCGGATGGTCCAAACGTTTGTGGTAGCCCAACAAGGGAAATGGGTGCGCCTACTAAATTTGAAAGACATCACCAGCTACATGACGATGAAGATCCTGGTCCTCTATCTTCTAATAAGAGATACGGGAAAGTGATTGACAAGGAGGGTGAGAAAGATATTCCGTTAATGGAGTTTGTGGACAGACAAATTTCTCATTTCCAGTTTAACTCGGAATTGCATACAGATGATTATTTGGTGTATGATATAGATTCTAGAGCTGCAGAGGCTGATGCTTACCTTCTGGTTAATCGAGAACAAAAGTCCAAGAATGGGACTCCGGTGGGGTCCCATGATATTGGATCCATTGTCAAACTTTATGACCGTGATGATTCCATGCCTTTCAAGAGTGTCAAGGTGGATTCTTGTGTAGATGAGATTTCAGGTAGAGAACATTCGACCGTGGAAGATTCTAGTAATGATGTGATCCAGGGAAATGATAGTGGTTTTAAGGGTAACGATGGCTGCGAGTGTAAGCCAAGTACTGGACTTCAAGGTTCTCTTGATGGTTCGTTGCCACTTTCTGGTTGTCATAAAGTGGAATCCTGCTCTGGTGTCCAGTATGGGGATGATGCTATTAATTCTTTCTTCATGGCAGCTATGGAAAACCTCTCTAAAGATTTCAACAGAGGAGCTTATGAAATTAACGAGATGATTGACAGTGATGAGTCTAAATGTTCCGTCAATCCAGCAAACTGCAACATGGATGACCAGTCTTCAACTCTTCTTGGTGAAGTAGAAAATAGAGCATCATCAGATGCTTTCAGCTTTTCAGAACAGACAAATTCTTCGATGGGATTTTGTGGTTCTTCTGATGCCCTACCTAGCAAAGAAAGTGttggtgtgtgtgtggatgGGAAAATGCAAGTCTCTGATGTGGATGTCTCAGAAAGAAATAACGCTGTACAGTGCTGCCCTAACAACAAAAAACTCGAACTTAAGATGTCAAAGAAGGTTGCTGTAACTAAGATTCCTTCTAATGTTACAGCATTCCTTGGAACTGGCCTTTTGGATGGCTGTCCAGTCAGATATATCAATCCTGGAGAGCAG AAAATACTTCATGGAACAATAAAAGATGGTGGATTTTTGTGTAGCTGCTCCTCTTGCAATGGCTCCAAA ATAGTCACTGCACTGGATTTTGAGCGTCATGCTGGTTGTTTAACGAAACATGCATACTCATACATCTTTGTACCAAATGGGATGCGACTATATACAGCAGTTCGAAAATTAAGGGATGCTTCTCGTAGCATGTTGGATGAAATGGTCAGATCTATAACTGGGTTGGCACCAAAAGATGGCCATTCTTCTCATTGTGATGGGAAAG AATTGATTCAACCACCAATTGATGAACTTCCAAGATTTCGAAGAAAGCGCAAAATGTCTCAACATTCTCCAGATGACTCATATGTCCAGACTCGCAGAAGACGTGTTGTGCCTCGACGTTTTCGAGACAATTCATATGTCCATACTGACAAAAAGTGTAGTGTACGCCAACATTACTCAAATAATTCGTGCATTCAGGAACGCAAAAGAAAGGTGTTAAAACATTCTTCAGACAATTTATTTGCTCAGACAGCTGCTAGCACAAG GCCTTCGTTGTCAATTAAAATATCTGGCCCCAAAGTTGGTGCAGCTGCCTTGCGATTGGAGCAAACCAATGATCCTCAAATTTCGGTGGAGGAAACTGAGCAGAGAAAAATCAAGCTGAAGATTTCAATGAAGACAAGCCCAAAGGATTCTGTTTCCATCTGTGCAATGCAAAAGGCAGAGACCCCCCATGATGCGATTGGAGAGAA GTTACCAGAATTGGTCAAGGCGAGTGATCCCAAAGATTTTGATCCTAAGGAGAATGTTTCCATCTCCTCAATGCTACATTCCAGTGGCCATGCAGttgggaagaagaaaaaaaa GGATACCAGTTTGCACAAATTGATCTTCATGTCAAATGGACTGCCTGATGGGACTGAATTAGCTTATTATATCAGGGGAAAG AAATTACTTGAGGGATATAAACAAAGGAATGGTATAGTTTGTAGCTGCTGTAATGCTGAG GTTAGTCCTTCACAGTTTGAGGCTCATGCTGGATGGGCATCAAGGCGCCAACC TTATCATTATATCTTTACTTCCAGTGGACTTTCACTTCATGAAATCTGTGTTTCCTTGTCAAAAGGCCAGAAGCTCACTGCTAGCTACAATGATGACCTCTGTACCATGTGTGGAGAAAGCGGTGACCTCCTCCTTTGTGATAGTTGTCCTAGAGCTTTTCATGCAG GTTGTCTGGAAGAGCAAAAAATTCACGATGGGAGTTGGTATTGTCCATATTGCAAGGATAAGGCTGTCCATGGATCCACCATATTTGGTGGTGAATCACAAATAAATGCTGTATCTGGTTCCAACTTTGAAGAAAAGAAGCGCATAACTATTCGTTGCAAACGTGTTATCAAAATGCCAACAACAGACATTGGCGGTTGCGTTGTTTGCAG GGCTCATGATTTCAGCAAGGGCAAGTTTGATGAGCGAACTGTGATGCTTTGTGACCAA TGTGAGAAGGAGTTCCATGTTGGCTGTTTAAGGGAATCTGGATTGTGTGACCTAAAG GCACTCCCAAGGGGAAAATGGTTTTGCAATGGTGCTTGCAATGATATTCATTCTGCTCTTCACCAACTAATAGCCAGTGGACCTGTAACCCTTCCTGATGCAATTTCAAGCATTATAGACGGAAagtgtgaagaaaaaaatttgaatttggatgttgtgaatgtgaaatGGCAACTTCTTAGTGGTAGAATTGCCTCTCCAAATAGCAGGGTGCTTCTCTCAAGAGCTGCTGCCATCTTCAGA GATTGTTTTGATCCAATTATTGAAATGTCAGGCCGTGACCTGATACCATCAATGGTCTATGG TAGAAACATTGGAGGTAGAGAATTTGGAGGAATGTTTTGTATCGTTCTGATTGTAAA TTCAGTAGTTGTATCAGCTGGAGTGCTTAGAATTTTTGGACAGGAAGTTGCAGAACTTCCTTTAGTTGCAACGAGACGAGAAAACCAAGGGCAG gGTTACTTCCAATccttgttctcttgtatcggGAGCTTATTGGCTAACTTGAACGTGAAGAACCTTGTTCTCCCTGCTGCTGAAGGAGCTGAATCtatttggacaaaaaaatttggttttaacaAGTTGTCTGATGAAGAG TTACGGAGGTATACGAGGGACCTGCCGATGATGGTATTCCAGGGGACGTCCATGCTTGCGAAGGAGTTGCCCCAACCGCAGATTTGCTGCAGTGGCCCCGTTACCAAGTTGTAG